DNA from Brucella melitensis bv. 1 str. 16M:
CGCCCTGAACCAACCGAAGCTGGCAGCGCCCCATTTTGCAAAAATCACGCAAATTTCGGCGCGCCCCATCTCCGCTTCCCGTGCCTATTACTGGCTTGGGCGGGCAGCGGAAGCTGGTTCTGGCGGCGATGCACGCGCCTATTACCGGCGGTCGGCGCATTTCGGCACCACTTTTTATGGCCAGCTTGCGGCCGCCAAGCTGAATGAGAAGGCTCCTGAACTCGCCTATCCCAAGCCCACGGAAGCAGAGCGTGTGCGCTTTGCAAGCCGCCCCGCCGTGCAGGCAATCAAACGGCTGGAGCAGGTCGGTTATGGAAACAAGGCTGCGGCTCTTTACACACAGCTTTCGCAAGAACTCGACAGTGTGGGAGAACTCGCCCTGCTCGCCGTGATGGCTGAGCGGAACGACAATCATTATATGGCGCTGCGCGTCGGCAAAACGGCGGCAATGCGCGGGCTCGATGTCGGCGCACTTTCCCATCCGCTCGGCGCAATCCCTGCAAGCGCGAATATCAAGGGTTCCGGCAAGGCGCTTGCCTATGCCATCGCGCGGCAGGAAAGCGAATTCAATGTCAGCGCAGTTTCAAAAGCAGGCGCGCGCGGCCTGCTGCAACTTATGCCCGCCACAGCAAAAACGGTCGCCACACGCAACGGAATGAGCTTTTCCGCGCAGAAGCTTACGGCAGATGCGGCCTATAATGCCACGCTCGGCGCACATTTTCTCGGTGAGCAGCTGGATCGTTTCAACGGTTCCTATGTACTCACCTTCGCCGGGTATAATGCCGGGCCGCGCCGCGCCTCCGAATGGGTGGAGAAATATGGCGACCCGCGCGGCAAATCTGTCGAACAGGTCGTGGATTGGATTGAGCGCATCCCCTATTCCGAAACGCGCAATTATGTGCAGCGCGTGATGGAAAATTACGAAGTCTATAAGACCCGGCTGACTGGCCGTGCCGATATCAAGACCGATCTGGTTTATGGGCGACGCTGATAAGTAGCTTCTCCAAAGAAACCGGGGCGGTTCCAGCATAAACCGGAGCCGCCCCCACTGGTTCAGCCAGCCTGTTTTTTTGCGCGCCGCGTTCCTGATCTCACATTATTAGCTGCTTTTTTCGTTTTTGCGCCACGCTTCGTTGTCGATTTCGCAGGCGGTTCGGCAAGCTTTGCCGCTTGCGCTATCCAGCCCTCACGCTCCACGCGCCCCGGAAAGCCGATACGGCGCTCGATCCATATCGCTTCCTCACGGGTCCATTGCGCGATCTGGTCGTAATGAAAAATGCCAAGCTCATGCAGCACGGCTTCGATGGCTTTTCCAATCCCCTCAATTGCCGTCAACTCGTCGGCCTTGCCGCGGCGCGGGGCCTCGCGCCATTGCGGGCGGCCGGCGTCATCGGGTGTTTCCGCTGGGACTTTCTTCAATACCGGCGCTGCCGCAACATCCGAATCAGCAGAGCCTTCCACAGGCTCAATCCTGGCTTTTTCTAACCCGGCTTTCCTTTTCAAAGGATCGCTATCCGCCCTGACCGGTTCTGCTGGCGGGACAGGTTCCGGCTTTTCGGCCAATGGCGGCGTGGATAATGCCGCCGCAACAATCGTTCGCTCATGATCGCTTCCGGCGCTTTTTCGACGGCGCAGGATGCGCCCCAGAAAGCAGCCAACCACAAAAGCAACGGCGATTAGTATCGCCAATTGAACAATCAACAAGGGCATTTCGTCCTCATACTCCATACACGCAACAATGACTGCAATCAGCCATGCCGCCAACGCTCGCCCCCCATGGCAACAAACTCATCGCTCTCCAGCCGTCAGCCAGCCCGTTGCGGCACCAATCAGAATAGCCAGCACCAAAACCGGCCAAAAAGTTTCAACAAGATAAAGCATGAGCGATTCCGCATAATATTTGGCCAGACACTTCAAGCCCTTGGCCGAATAATCATAGCAAAGGAAAGGCCGGATTGGGAAAACTGTCAATCTTGACCGGCAAAGAAATGGGGGATGACGGCCTCTTACTGAACGGCCGCCTCGTTCACTGCACGGATTTCTTCACATCAAGAACCGCAAGTTTCAAACCATAAGGCAGTTGTGCTGCTTTCAGGGCTTCGATTTCGTCATAAATCGCTTCATCTGAAACCGTGCCGCGTATCGAAAGTTTTTCATCGACAATCTCGATTTCGGCTTCCGGCAATTTCTTCGCCAGATCGATGGCAAACAGAACTCTTTCCATGAACTCCGGCTGATTGCCGCGTGCTACGGCCATTTCGTCATCGATGAAAATGTCCGGTGCCACCTCGCCGGCGGCGGTCATCACCTGATCGCGCGATTCGTTGTTTGGAATAAAGCCGGAAAGCACCAGTCCTTGCGCATTCCTCCCGATCTTGAATCTATAGGGCGACGCAAGCTGCAAAACCGTGGTCAGGTCGGTAATGTCACGGATAGCCCATACATGCTCCAGTGCAGCATGGGCCGCTCTTTGCATATCCGGATCCGGAGCCATGCCTTTCAGCACGACATCCCGGCCATCGACATAAAATCCCGCCCAGACATAGGGTTCCAGAGCCTTTGCCGT
Protein-coding regions in this window:
- a CDS encoding endonuclease, which gives rise to MPLLIVQLAILIAVAFVVGCFLGRILRRRKSAGSDHERTIVAAALSTPPLAEKPEPVPPAEPVRADSDPLKRKAGLEKARIEPVEGSADSDVAAAPVLKKVPAETPDDAGRPQWREAPRRGKADELTAIEGIGKAIEAVLHELGIFHYDQIAQWTREEAIWIERRIGFPGRVEREGWIAQAAKLAEPPAKSTTKRGAKTKKAANNVRSGTRRAKKQAG